The window AAAAAAAGAGAAAAAAACAGCAACAACAAAGACAACATGATATTCAATTACATTTAACAACAAAAATAGGATTTTAACAAGGGGATATTTCCAGAGAAGTTACTCTCAATCCCTAACTTTATCGGGTCATCTCTATTAAATACAGAAAACTTTTCTCTTCTACATAAAATTCTGAAGTGATTTTTATTTGTATTGTCATATCAACATGTTCATAGTTAATAACTATGACTAGGAGAACCACTTATGCCATTAGCATTTTGTTTATCTGATGTTAACATATAATTGAGATTAAAAAGTTTCATGCATTTTTTTTTTTTTTTTGAGAAAAAATTTTCATGCATTCTTTTGTAACAGAGTGATGGAAAGAGTATTAGAAGTCATGAGATTCAAGGAAGGATGTGAATTTAACATAAACCTAAGGATATACACTCCCACAATCCCAGTTATGAAAAGAGACAGGTCATTTTGTAATCATACAAGAAGAACATGAAAGCAAATCAAGAAATTACTTCAGGAGGCAACAAAAGCTTTCACTTACTACAGAATTAGCAAGCCCTGAGAATTGAGTGCACTTTAAGTACAAAGTATTCAAATTAGGCATTCCCTTCAGAAGAGAGACCGCTGTTGGAACTAGTTCATCATTCAAACTACTCAGAGGCAAACCCAGCTTACGGATATCACTTAATGGAGCCTTAATAGAACCTTCGCTCAGCAAAGCCTGCATGCAATTGTTTTTAAAAGTTAAAAAAAAAAAAAAAAAAAAGGAGGAAGAAACAATATACTACAAATTAAAAAAAAAAAAATCAACAGGAATGTATTTCAAAATCTATGAACAATCATTTACTAGTCAACATGTTTCCTATTTTAATTTCATTGACAAATCTATGACTATACACTACAAAATTACTTTCTTTGGTATTAGATCTATATAATGGTATTCAAACTAAACTTCCAGCATGTTTTTAACTTAACATCATGTTAGTGTCAACTCTGTCGTAAAATGCCATAACCTTTACTCCTACTGAAAACTCATGAGTCATAATCTATACCACACAACATCCTTGTTAAAGAATGTAAAAAGATATAATGAGGGAAAGATCAAATAGCGAAATTCTGGTTTAACTGAAACAGAACTTTCGAAAGGTTACCATATCTTTACCTTGATGGTTAATTCGCTGAGAATAACAAATTTAGCCATGCATATACTGCAAAGAAACTTGGATATATTTTCAATGTCATAATTCACTTCATATCCCAGAAAAATTTCAGCATGCTCCAAACAGACAAATCTCCCCAGATTTTGGCTATTCATCAGACCACCTTTCCATTTCAATTTTTTAAGAACCGGGGCAGAAATACTTAAAGATTTGCTGCCTGGTGACGAAGAAACATTTCTCCATGTAATATGTATATCTCCAAGCTTCTCACCACATATGTTGAGATGAGACAAATCATTTGTACGAACTGTAAATGATTCCAAAGATGAGCTGTTGATGTTGATGTTTGTATCCCACTAATCTCAAGAAGCTGCAACTCCTTAATGCATTTGCATGAACATGAGATCCATTTGAAAAAGCACTCATCTTCTATTCTAACTTCATACAACTTCAAGTGTTGGAGATTAGGCAAGACAGATACAGAGGGTACTTGAAAAATCCACCCCTCGAAGTACACTGATAGAGATCTCAATGATTGAGAATGAAAGACACAAGAGGGTATCTTAAACATGGTCAAGGGCCAGGAGAAACTAAGGTCAAGCACTTCAACACGAGATGCTACTGCCTTCTCGATCCATGTGATTATTTTAAGATGCTCACCAGAAGTATTCCAACAGAAATTCCACTGAAGGCGAAACTGCTGCACCCTATTATCTCCACGATGAAATAAATACCTATCCCATGAGTTCAACATCTTA of the Fragaria vesca subsp. vesca linkage group LG6, FraVesHawaii_1.0, whole genome shotgun sequence genome contains:
- the LOC101304407 gene encoding putative F-box/LRR-repeat protein At4g13960-like, with the translated sequence MGHKGKLLQTEKRDRFSVLPDGVAHHILSSLDFRDLTRVGAVSKTCRQFYLSIPSLDLDENYYSRTGELHDKMLNSWDRYLFHRGDNRVQQFRLQWNFCWNTSVRTNDLSHLNICGEKLGDIHITWRNVSSSPGSKSLSISAPVLKKLKWKGGLMNSQNLGRFVCLEHAEIFLGYEVNYDIENISKFLCSICMAKFVILSELTIKALLSEGSIKAPLSDIRKLGLPLSSLNDELVPTAVSLLKGMPNLNTLYLKCTQFSGLANSVCSGFDMDSWKLQRLSFIYQLKEATLWLPSGSNGIEFARYILENAPNLEKMVIVHFVKQFAAVRELQNKMISNATVVFHDRYSAYLNHLGFPEES